CGGCAGCAGCTCCAGGACGAGGCCATCACCCTGCTGACCGGAGCGATCGAGACCACCGGCACCACGCTGGCCTGGACGCTGTACGAGATCACCCGGAACCCCGGCATCGAGCGACGGCTCCGCGAGGAACTGGAGTCGGTGTGCGGCGACCGGCCCCTTTGCCACCAGGACCTCGACCAACTCCCTTACTCCCGACGGGTGTTGCAGGAGGCCATCCGAAAATACGGGCCGGCCTGGATGGTGACCAGAACCGCCGCCCGTGACGTCGACCTCGGCGGCCACCGCGTCCCCCGGGGCGCCGACGTGATCTGGAGCCCCTATCTGCACCAGCACGACCCGGACCACTTCCCCGACCCCGACACCTTCGACCCGGACCGCTGGACACCCGAGCGCGCCCCGGCCACGCGAGGCTCCTTCCTCGCCTTCGGCGACGGCCGCCGCAAGTGCATCGGCGAGAACTTCGCCTGGGCCGAACTCCAGATCATCCTCGCGACCGTCCTGCGGACCTGGCCCCGCCTCGAACTCACCTCACGCCCGCCACGCGCTCAAGCGGTCGTCACCGTCAAGCCCGACACGATGACCATGGCGTTCCTGCCGTCGTCCGGCCGGGCGTAGTCACGCCCGGGACCGGGGCGCCCGCGACCCTCCCGGGCGCGGGCGGCTCGCTCAGCGGACCGCGGACGTTTGGCGGCCCCTCACCCGTCCTTAGGGTCGTCGCCATGAGCGCTCATCGCGACAGCGACACGGACACGCACACGGACACGGACGAGGGCCCGCTGCGGATCGGCGTGCGCGTCCCGCCCTGCGACCGGGCGGACCGGGTGGCCAGGACCGTACGCCGGGCCGAGGAGCTCGGCTTCGACCAAGTGTGGTTCCCCGACTCGCAGTTGCTGTGGCGGGACGTGTTCACCACGCTCACCGCGGCCGCCTTCGCCACCGAGCACATCGGCCTCGGCACCGCCGTCACCAACCTGGCGACCCGGCACCCGTCCGTCGTCGCGTCGGCCGCGCGCAGCGTCGCCGAACTGGCGCCGGGCCGTTTCACCCTCGGCCTCGGCGTGGGCAACAGCTCCGTCGCGCCCATCGGCCTGCGGCAGACCGGCTCGGCCCAACTGCGCGAAGGGCTCGGCATGTTGAGGGCCCTGCTGGACGGGCGCGAGTGGGACTTCGAGGACAAGGTCCGCTCCCGGCTGCGCGACCCCCAGCCGACCGTGCCACTGCATCTGGCGGCGAGCGGACCGCGCAACCTGCGCCTCGCCGGTGAGATCGCCGACGGCGTCATCCTGCTCAGCGGTGTCTCGCCACGCACCCTGGCCGCCGCCACCGCCCGGGTCCGGGAAGGCGCGGAATCGGCGGGCCGGAACGCCGCCACGCTCCCGGTGACCGTGTCCGCGTTCTGCGCGGTGACCGACGACATCGAGGCCGAGGCCCGCCGGATCAAACCGATCTGCGCCTCGATCGCCCAGAACGGCGGCGCGTCCTTCCTCGCCCTCGCCGGCATCGACGTCGACGTCCCGGAGACGGTGGAGGGCGTCTACCCGGACCTCGTGCACGCCGAGGACTGGGACGCGGCCGTCGACATCTGCTCGACCTGGATCAGCGACGAGGCGGCCGTCCGCTTCGCCGAGGAGTTCTGTCTGATCGGCACGGCCGCACAGATCACCCAACGCCTGCGCACCCTGGGCGAGTTGGGGGTGACCGACGTCTTCCTCCAGCACGTCGGTTCCTACGACCTGCCGACCGGCCTGATCGAGACCGTCGGCGCCTCGGTCCTGCCGGCCCTCCGTACCGCGGCCCGTCAAGGGTGAGACCGTCAGCGCGGCTGCGCCGCCGGCAGCAGATCCTTGCGTACGACGCCGTCCTGGACGACGCACACGATGTTGCCGGGATCGCCGAGCACGCCGATGTCCGCGAGCGGGTCGCCGTCGCACAGGATCAGGTCGGCGGTCTTGCCCGCGGTCAGCGTGCCCAACCGGTCGGACAGGCCCAGGAGTTCGGCGGAGACGCGGGTGCCGGCGACGATCGCGGTCATCGGGTCCATGCCGAGGTCCACGAGGAAGCGCAGCTCCAGCAGGTTCTGGCCGTGCGGGCAGACCGCCGCGTCGGTGCCGAGCGCGATACGGGCGCCCTGGTCGATGGCGCGGGCGATGTTCTCCTTGGTGATGCCCGACCAGCGGACCTTCTTCTGGTAGTGGTGCTCCGGCATCAGGTCCTTGTCGATGCCCGCGAACACAGTGGACAGCGTCGGCACGACGAACGTGCCCCGCTCGCCCGCCAGGTCCAGCGCCCGCTCGTCCAGGCCGTAGCCGTGCTCGATGCTGGTGACGCCGCCGCGGATGGCGTTGATGATGCCCGCGGTGCCCTGCGCGTGGGCGGCGACCGGTTTGCCGCCGTGGCGCCGGCACTCGTCCACCACGGCCCGGATCTCCTCCTCCATCAGCCCCTCGTCCTCGGGCTGGTCGTAGGGGCTGGCCATGCCGCCGGACGCGCAGATCTTGACCACGTCGGCCCCCGCGCGGATCACCTTGCGCACGGCGAGCCGGGACTCGTCCACGGTGTCGGCCAGTTCGGCCATCTCGCCGCCGCTGAGGTCGGTGCCGTCCAGCATGCGGAAGTCGGCGTGCCCGCCGGTGTGGCTGATGATCCGTACGGCGGTGTGCAGGCGGGGGCCGACGATCCGCCCGGTCTCCACGGCGGTACGGAACCCGGTGGACAGTCCGCCCAGGTCACGGGCGGTGGTGATACCCGCGTCCAGGGTCTGGCGCAGCCGGGTCGCGGTGTCGTAGGTCACCAGGACCGGGTCGAGTTCGCCACGCCGCCCGGGCGGCGAGCCCTGCGCGTACGCGAGGTGGGTGTGGCAGTCGAAGAACCCGGGGAGCACGGTCCGGCCGCCGGCGTCGATGATCCGGACCGGGGAGCCGTCGGCGGGCACGGGTGGGGCCGTAGCCGCTGGTCCGGCGTAGGCGATCGTTCCCTCCGCGTCCGCGACGACGACGGCGTCATTCACCGGGAGCGCACCGGTACCGTCGACGAGGCGGGCGTTCTCGACGCGCAACATGGTCCGAAAGGTCTCTTGCGTCATGGCATCCGTCATGGTGGGGCCGAATCACTCCTCGGTGTCAGGAACCTCGGTGTCGGGGAACCTCGCTGTCAGGAACAGGCGAAAGGGAGTCTGCAATGGACGAGATAACCCCGCGCTACGGTGCAGCTTCCGATCCTGATTTCAGTCGGGCGCGCAGGAATACGCCGTCCCAGGAGGCGCAGGATTTCGCTGCCGCGGATCTCGACGAACTGGACCGCGGAGTCGTGCACGCGCTGCAGATCCACCCCCGGGCCCCCTGGACCCTGATCGGCGACGTCCTCGGCGTGAATCCGGTGACGGCCGCGCGGCGCTGGCAGCGGCTGGAGGAGGCCGGGCTCGCCTGGGTGACCGCTTACCCGAGGCTGTCGGACTCCCGGATCGTGGTGACGGGCATCGTCGAGGTCGACACCGAACCCGGCGTCGCGGAGGACGTGGCACGCGCCCTCGCCGCCGAGCACGCCGTGGCCAACGTCAAGATCACGGCCGGCGGCCGCGACGTCGTCACCGCCGTACAGACCAGGGACCTCGACGAACTCGCCCACCTCACCACCCGGCTCTTCCAGCAGACACCGGGCGTCCGCGCCACCCGCACCCACGTCTCCACCGGCGTCCCCACCGAGGGCAGCCGCTGGCGCCTGCGCAGCCTGGACGCCGCTCAGTGCGCGCGCATCGAGGCGAGCCACGCCTCCGACATCCCGCCCGACCCGGGCACCGGGACCACCACGCCCTGGGACTCCCTGGACGCGCAGATCCTCGAACTCCTCAGCTCCGACGGCCGGATGTCGATCCGCGCCCTGGCGACCGCCACCGGCGTCGGCGTCACCACGGTCCGCCGCAGACTCCAGTCGCTGCTGGCCTCCCGCGTGAGCCTGCGCTGCGACCTCGCCCGCCGGCTGTCCGGCTGGCCGCTGGCGGCGGTGTACTTCGCCTCCGTGCCCGCCCAGCACCTGGAGGAGACCAGCCGCGTCCTGTCGGGCATCCGGGAGGTCCGCTCGTGCGCGAT
The nucleotide sequence above comes from Streptomyces sp. N50. Encoded proteins:
- a CDS encoding LLM class flavin-dependent oxidoreductase — its product is MSAHRDSDTDTHTDTDEGPLRIGVRVPPCDRADRVARTVRRAEELGFDQVWFPDSQLLWRDVFTTLTAAAFATEHIGLGTAVTNLATRHPSVVASAARSVAELAPGRFTLGLGVGNSSVAPIGLRQTGSAQLREGLGMLRALLDGREWDFEDKVRSRLRDPQPTVPLHLAASGPRNLRLAGEIADGVILLSGVSPRTLAAATARVREGAESAGRNAATLPVTVSAFCAVTDDIEAEARRIKPICASIAQNGGASFLALAGIDVDVPETVEGVYPDLVHAEDWDAAVDICSTWISDEAAVRFAEEFCLIGTAAQITQRLRTLGELGVTDVFLQHVGSYDLPTGLIETVGASVLPALRTAARQG
- a CDS encoding amidohydrolase family protein, producing MTDAMTQETFRTMLRVENARLVDGTGALPVNDAVVVADAEGTIAYAGPAATAPPVPADGSPVRIIDAGGRTVLPGFFDCHTHLAYAQGSPPGRRGELDPVLVTYDTATRLRQTLDAGITTARDLGGLSTGFRTAVETGRIVGPRLHTAVRIISHTGGHADFRMLDGTDLSGGEMAELADTVDESRLAVRKVIRAGADVVKICASGGMASPYDQPEDEGLMEEEIRAVVDECRRHGGKPVAAHAQGTAGIINAIRGGVTSIEHGYGLDERALDLAGERGTFVVPTLSTVFAGIDKDLMPEHHYQKKVRWSGITKENIARAIDQGARIALGTDAAVCPHGQNLLELRFLVDLGMDPMTAIVAGTRVSAELLGLSDRLGTLTAGKTADLILCDGDPLADIGVLGDPGNIVCVVQDGVVRKDLLPAAQPR
- a CDS encoding Lrp/AsnC family transcriptional regulator, which produces MDEITPRYGAASDPDFSRARRNTPSQEAQDFAAADLDELDRGVVHALQIHPRAPWTLIGDVLGVNPVTAARRWQRLEEAGLAWVTAYPRLSDSRIVVTGIVEVDTEPGVAEDVARALAAEHAVANVKITAGGRDVVTAVQTRDLDELAHLTTRLFQQTPGVRATRTHVSTGVPTEGSRWRLRSLDAAQCARIEASHASDIPPDPGTGTTTPWDSLDAQILELLSSDGRMSIRALATATGVGVTTVRRRLQSLLASRVSLRCDLARRLSGWPLAAVYFASVPAQHLEETSRVLSGIREVRSCAITAGPHNLVIDVWLRALADVHTFEAHLSRRLPRLVIDDRSVVLRTVKHMGRILDRDGRCVGVVPLREPQGSHLPTDSLLAVPDDRSLWR